In Tessaracoccus sp. MC1865, the DNA window AGCGGCGCCCGGGTGATCGTGCTGTCAGCACCGGAAGGGGCGCAGCCGCAGGTCCTCCTGCAGGGCGACACGGACCCGGGCATTCCCGGCTCCAGGTTCTGGCAGACGCCCGGTGGCGGCATCGACGACGGCGAGTCGCCCCGCCAGGCGGCCGCGCGCGAGTTGTTCGAGGAGACCGGGCTCACCGTCGACCCCGAGGAGCTGGGCCCGCCTGTTGCCACCCGTACCGTCACGCACGGCTACTCGGACCGCGTCCTCATCCAGCACGAGACCTACTACCGGCTGCACGTGCCACTGTTCGACCCGGTGCATGCGGCCTTGAGCGAGGCGGAGGCGAGGCGGCGGGTCGAGACGCGGTGGTTCCCGCTCAGTGCGCTGCCTGGCGCCGTCTGGCCGGCGGAACTGCCGCTGCTCGCGGTGCACGACGGTGAGGCGCTCGACCTCGGCGAGGTCGAGGAATCCACGGTGCCGGCAGGGAACTGAAGGGACTCAGCGTCCCCTGAGCGAAGACAGCATGAAGCCGATGCTGCACCCCAGCGCGATGAAGCCCCACAGCGTGGTGAACATGGGCGACGGCTGCCCGGCGAGGTACCACTGCACCAGCAGCCCTGACGCGCCGACGCTGGTGGCGACGTAGCCCAGAGCCTTGGTCAGCGGCTTGGTGCGGAGGCCGATCACGCCGGCCGCCAGCAGCATGAACGCTGACGTGTTGCTGACCAGGAACCCCACGAAGCAGAGCACGGAGGCGACCCTGGCCAGGGCCCGGTGGCTCTCCGTCACCGGCACGGGGGTGCCGACCACGGGCGGGAGCGCCACCGACGGCGGGGGAGCCCACGGACCGGTGGGTACGGAGGGAACTGTGGGCGGCGGGTAGGCCGTCGCCGGCCCGGGCGGGTCGAGCGGCTGCCCGGTGGGAGGCGGGGGTGCCGTGTCGAGCGCGGACTGAGCCGTCGTCGGGAACGGCGAGAGCGGGTTGCGCGGGCCTGCCGGGGGGACGCCCGGATCTGCCGTCATGAGCGAGCTGTACACCGTGAACGCATCCCTCGGGTC includes these proteins:
- a CDS encoding NUDIX hydrolase; this encodes MSASPTERRINRRSGARVIVLSAPEGAQPQVLLQGDTDPGIPGSRFWQTPGGGIDDGESPRQAAARELFEETGLTVDPEELGPPVATRTVTHGYSDRVLIQHETYYRLHVPLFDPVHAALSEAEARRRVETRWFPLSALPGAVWPAELPLLAVHDGEALDLGEVEESTVPAGN